A stretch of the Papaver somniferum cultivar HN1 chromosome 6, ASM357369v1, whole genome shotgun sequence genome encodes the following:
- the LOC113291658 gene encoding extensin-3-like gives MSMGNRGGKKASMAFLISASALLVVMVSLSFPLLANANHFYEFSPPPPSSPPPTPVYYKYKSPPPLLVHPPPSPPHYKSPPPQSPPPPHKPYYVPPTPGKPYKHSPPPTPKKPYYVPPTPIPGKPYKQSPPPPKKSYYVPPTPGKPYKQSPPPPKKPYYVPPTPPTSGKPYKQTPPPPKKPSYVPPTPPTPGQPYKQSPPPPKKPSYVPPTPPTPGKPYKQSPPPPMKPSYVPPTPPTPRKPYKQFPPPPMKPSYVPPTPPTPGKPYKQSPPPPHKPSYVPPTPPTPGKPYKKSPPSPKKPYYVPPTPPTPVKPYKHSPPSPKKSYNVPPTPHTPGKPHKHSPPSPKKPSYVPPTPTLGKPYKQSPPPPKKPYYVPPTPPTQGKPVSDMRNSHLILSHMLVFSHFALPTIFRNSVFPCLRVSF, from the exons ATGAGTATGGGAAACAGAGGAGGGAAGAAAGCCTCAATGGCTTTCCTTATTTCTGCTAGTGCTCTTCTAGTAGTAATGGTTTCTTTGAGTTTTCCTCTTCTTGCTAATGCAAATCATTTTTATGAattttctccaccaccaccatcttctcctccCCCAACTCCTGTTTACTACAAGTATAAATCTCCACCACCACTACTTGTGCACCCACCTCCATCACCACCGCACTACAAGTCCCCACCACCTCA gtctccaccaccaccacacaaGCCATACTATGTACCACCAACCCCTGGAAAGCCGTACAAACATTCTCCACCGCCAACACCAAAGAAGCCATATTATGTGCCTCCAACACCTATCCCTGGGAAGCCGTACAAgcaatctccaccaccaccaaagAAGTCATATTATGTGCCACCTACACCAGGGAAGCCGTACAAgcaatctccaccaccaccaaagAAGCCATATTATGTGCCACCAACACCACCTACATCTGGGAAGCCATATAAGCAAACTCCACCACCACCAAAGAAGCCATCCTATGTGCCACCAACACCACCTACACCTGGGCAGCCATATAAgcaatctccaccaccaccaaagAAGCCATCTTATGTGCCACCAACACCACCTACACCTGGGAAGCCATATAAgcaatctccaccaccaccaatgAAGCCATCATATGTGCCACCAACACCACCTACACCTAGGAAGCCATATAAGCAatttccaccaccaccaatgAAGCCATCCTATGTGCCACCAACACCACCTACACCTGGGAAGCCATATAAGCAGTCTCCACCTCCACCACACAAGCCATCCTACGTACCACCAACACCGCCAACCCCTGGCAAGCCGTATAAGAAATCTCCACCGTCACCAAAGAAGCCATACTATGTGCCACCAACACCACCCACTCCTGTGAAGCCGTATAAGCATTCTCCCCCATCACCAAAAAAGTCATATAATGTGCCACCAACACCACATACTCCAGGGAAGCCCCATAAGCATTCTCCACCATCACCAAAGAAGCCATCCTATGTGCCACCAACACCTACCCTTGGGAAGCCATATAAGCAATCTCCACCGCCACCAAAGAAGCCATACTATGTCCCACCCACCCCACCTACTCAAGGGAAGCC ggtgagcgatatgagaaactccCACCTTATATTATCGCATATGCTTGTCTTTTCACATTTTGCTTTGCCGACAATTTTCCGGAATTCCGTCTTCCCTTGTTTACGCGTATCTTTTTAA